Proteins encoded by one window of Akkermansia muciniphila ATCC BAA-835:
- a CDS encoding ArnT family glycosyltransferase, translating into MNEPSSASRTPFIIILILLLAITGVQYFFNFNGLGTDAAMDHAQIARNVARGQGMTTNWLRPIQMVSGSTRAGLNPFLSDAQIHEQEAIRAGQGETLVDPEKFNPYALRDTRNAPLNILTEAAVFRMAGVHKFDLWSMTGSSMIYLPDRIVVGISCMFFILSVLSCYYILLRMFDVTIACFTCLTMILSNLFLQYATSGLPQMMMLFFFAWGIHFLYTALQNKEENRAFLWPLIGSSICFSCVCLTGWIGLWPMAGFLIFAGIRFKPHGLYCIPGLITLLLFLAYPIYINRSLSGGFFGTAYYTIFTGLTGNEEIAMNALVSGSIPIAAQKVVTSVINNILTQGDLLYENLGNLPLAMVFLLALLHKFKRPEVNQSKWGIFAMWVPAVIGMAIYTSNKTGISLGQIQILFAPFFTAYGTAFVLNLIARHSNKELISILRGGVLLLSLLITSLPLLLNLPHIVRVGILTAGRGIPAWPPYYPLGLNRDLRTQTAEKDFILTDQPSAVGWYADRKAIGIPKMVEQFMVLERILKFHGGKVGSILVTPSSTSKMNLRTISSSYGEFTPLVLEGTVLFQTKDKNPVYIFDHSRALAPLAQRFGTPDSRQFIQGAEMILYKDLQKTAPQP; encoded by the coding sequence ATGAATGAGCCCTCCTCGGCATCCCGCACCCCTTTTATCATTATCCTTATCCTGCTGCTGGCAATCACGGGGGTGCAGTACTTTTTCAACTTTAACGGGCTGGGCACTGATGCCGCCATGGACCACGCCCAAATCGCCCGCAACGTAGCCAGGGGGCAGGGGATGACCACCAACTGGCTGAGGCCCATCCAGATGGTCTCCGGAAGCACACGCGCCGGCCTCAACCCTTTTCTTTCAGACGCCCAGATACACGAACAGGAAGCCATCCGGGCTGGACAAGGCGAAACCCTCGTCGATCCGGAAAAATTCAATCCCTATGCCCTCCGGGACACACGCAACGCTCCGCTGAACATCCTGACGGAAGCAGCTGTCTTCAGGATGGCCGGCGTCCACAAATTTGACCTGTGGAGCATGACGGGCTCATCCATGATTTACCTGCCTGACCGGATTGTGGTGGGCATTTCCTGCATGTTCTTCATCCTGTCCGTCCTGAGCTGCTATTACATCCTTCTCCGGATGTTTGACGTCACCATCGCCTGCTTCACCTGCCTGACGATGATACTCAGCAATCTTTTCCTGCAGTACGCTACCAGCGGCCTCCCGCAGATGATGATGCTCTTTTTCTTTGCCTGGGGCATCCACTTTTTGTACACGGCCCTGCAAAACAAGGAGGAAAACCGCGCATTCCTGTGGCCTCTCATCGGCAGCTCCATCTGTTTTTCATGCGTCTGCCTTACCGGATGGATCGGGCTGTGGCCCATGGCCGGTTTTCTGATTTTTGCAGGCATCCGGTTCAAACCGCACGGCCTGTACTGCATTCCGGGCCTTATCACTCTCCTTCTTTTCCTGGCCTACCCCATTTACATTAACCGCTCCCTCAGCGGAGGCTTCTTCGGAACGGCTTATTACACCATCTTCACGGGGCTGACCGGCAATGAAGAAATAGCGATGAACGCCCTGGTTTCCGGGAGCATTCCCATCGCTGCCCAAAAAGTAGTCACTTCCGTCATCAACAACATTCTGACACAGGGTGACCTGCTCTATGAAAACCTCGGCAATCTCCCCCTGGCCATGGTATTTCTGCTGGCCCTCCTGCATAAATTCAAACGTCCGGAAGTCAACCAGTCCAAATGGGGCATCTTTGCCATGTGGGTCCCTGCCGTCATCGGCATGGCCATTTATACCTCCAATAAAACCGGCATTTCCTTAGGGCAAATTCAAATCCTCTTCGCTCCCTTTTTCACGGCCTATGGCACGGCATTTGTTCTCAACCTGATAGCCAGGCATTCCAACAAAGAGCTAATCTCCATCCTTCGGGGAGGCGTCCTGCTGCTCTCCCTTCTCATCACTTCCCTTCCGCTTCTGCTCAACCTTCCGCACATTGTGCGGGTGGGCATCCTGACGGCCGGCCGCGGCATTCCGGCATGGCCGCCCTACTATCCCCTGGGCCTTAACCGGGATCTTCGCACCCAGACGGCGGAAAAGGATTTCATTCTCACGGACCAGCCGTCCGCCGTCGGGTGGTATGCAGACCGGAAAGCCATCGGCATCCCCAAAATGGTGGAACAATTCATGGTGCTGGAACGCATTTTGAAATTCCACGGAGGCAAGGTGGGCAGCATTCTGGTGACTCCTTCTTCCACGTCAAAAATGAACCTCCGCACCATTTCCTCCTCCTATGGAGAATTCACTCCCCTCGTTCTGGAAGGCACGGTTCTGTTCCAGACCAAGGATAAAAACCCCGTGTACATCTTTGACCACAGCCGGGCGCTTGCCCCCCTGGCGCAGCGCTTTGGAACGCCTGACTCCCGCCAATTCATTCAGGGAGCGGAAATGATTCTTTACAAAGACCTTCAGAAAACCGCCCCTCAACCTTAA
- the xseB gene encoding exodeoxyribonuclease VII small subunit: MAKQRKNAPGFEESVARLEEIIRLTEAPVTELEDMIALVEEGNKLIRHCRSILHDAELRIQTLSNPETVQDKTDTDEPDSNEFSLT, encoded by the coding sequence ATGGCCAAACAACGGAAAAACGCTCCCGGATTTGAAGAATCCGTAGCACGCCTGGAAGAAATCATACGCCTGACGGAAGCCCCCGTCACCGAGCTGGAAGACATGATAGCCCTGGTGGAAGAAGGCAATAAGCTCATCCGTCACTGCCGCAGCATCCTGCATGATGCGGAACTGCGCATTCAAACTCTCAGCAACCCGGAAACCGTTCAGGATAAAACGGATACTGATGAACCAGACAGCAATGAATTCTCCCTCACCTGA
- the dxs gene encoding 1-deoxy-D-xylulose-5-phosphate synthase — MNQTAMNSPSPELPELLASIRSHADLMEIPESELPRLAEEIRNTLIHSLSLTGGHLGPNLGVVELSIALHRVFETPRDKIIFDVSHQAYVHKMLTGRAPLIHTIRQHGGLSGFAKMSESPHDSYGAGHAGTALSAALGMCAARDLKGEDYHVVAVAGDAAFTCGTTLEALNNISQTTKRYITILNDNEWAIDKNVGALAKYFNSLQTSETFSWLRDKTASFIEKLGGTQARDFAFKLEGTTKNLIFPSLLFNKFGLRYFGPLDGHDIPTLIRTLAYIKDLNEPVILHVVTQKGKGYQPALDNPTKFHGLGSYCVRDGETQAAPTPTFSHIFGSTLVEMAREDESITAITAAMASGTKLDLFKEAFPKRYFDVGIAEEHGALFACGLAAEGMKPYIAIYSTFMQRCIDMIQHDAALQKLPVRFCMDRAGLSPDDGPTHHGLFDIAMIRSIPNIVFMQPKDEAEFVHMLRTMNHYQNGPTVIRYPRGCGAGTPVPAKAEILPIGKAEVLQAGQDVTLVSLGTMIGIARETASLLEVRGYTVTLINARFIKPLDDECIRRHAARSRVVCTFEDHSISGGFNSAVLESLETGDVKTPVEAIAWPDQFIEHGSESILRKKYGLTAEAALQKIIPHLNS; from the coding sequence ATGAACCAGACAGCAATGAATTCTCCCTCACCTGAACTTCCGGAACTGCTGGCAAGCATCCGCAGTCACGCAGATCTGATGGAAATCCCTGAGTCGGAACTGCCCAGGCTTGCGGAAGAAATCCGGAATACTCTCATTCACTCCCTTTCCCTCACCGGAGGCCACCTGGGCCCCAACCTGGGCGTGGTAGAGCTGAGCATTGCCCTTCACCGCGTCTTTGAAACGCCGCGGGATAAAATCATCTTTGATGTCTCCCACCAGGCCTATGTCCATAAAATGCTGACTGGGCGCGCTCCCCTGATCCACACCATCCGCCAGCACGGGGGGCTTTCCGGATTTGCCAAAATGTCCGAATCCCCTCATGACTCCTACGGAGCGGGGCATGCGGGCACGGCGCTTTCCGCCGCCCTGGGCATGTGCGCGGCCAGGGACCTGAAAGGAGAAGACTACCATGTGGTGGCCGTAGCCGGGGATGCGGCATTCACCTGCGGCACCACTCTGGAGGCGCTGAACAATATCAGCCAGACCACCAAACGGTACATCACCATTCTGAATGACAACGAATGGGCCATCGACAAAAACGTAGGAGCGCTGGCAAAATACTTCAACTCCCTGCAAACATCGGAAACGTTTTCCTGGTTAAGGGATAAAACGGCTTCCTTCATTGAAAAGCTGGGCGGCACGCAGGCCAGGGACTTTGCTTTCAAGCTGGAAGGCACCACCAAAAACCTTATCTTCCCGTCCCTGCTGTTCAACAAATTCGGGCTGCGCTATTTCGGCCCCCTGGACGGACACGACATTCCCACCCTGATACGCACCCTTGCCTACATCAAGGATCTCAACGAACCCGTTATTCTGCATGTGGTCACTCAGAAGGGTAAGGGCTACCAGCCCGCTCTGGACAACCCCACCAAATTCCACGGCCTGGGCTCCTATTGCGTGAGGGACGGGGAAACGCAGGCCGCCCCCACCCCCACATTCTCCCATATCTTCGGCTCCACGCTGGTGGAAATGGCGCGCGAGGATGAATCCATCACAGCCATCACGGCCGCCATGGCCAGCGGCACCAAGCTGGACTTATTCAAGGAAGCCTTCCCCAAACGCTATTTCGACGTAGGGATCGCGGAAGAGCACGGCGCCCTCTTCGCCTGCGGGCTGGCGGCGGAGGGCATGAAACCCTACATCGCCATTTACTCCACTTTCATGCAGCGCTGTATTGACATGATTCAACATGACGCCGCGCTGCAAAAACTGCCCGTGCGTTTCTGCATGGACCGCGCCGGGCTTTCCCCGGACGACGGCCCCACACACCACGGGCTGTTTGACATTGCCATGATTCGCAGTATCCCGAACATTGTCTTCATGCAGCCCAAGGATGAAGCCGAATTCGTCCACATGCTCCGAACCATGAACCATTACCAGAACGGCCCCACCGTTATCCGCTATCCCAGAGGATGCGGCGCCGGAACCCCCGTCCCCGCCAAGGCGGAAATCCTCCCCATCGGCAAGGCGGAAGTACTTCAGGCGGGACAGGATGTAACCCTCGTTTCCCTGGGCACCATGATCGGCATCGCCCGGGAAACCGCCTCGCTGCTGGAAGTCCGCGGCTACACCGTCACCCTGATCAATGCCCGTTTCATCAAACCTCTGGATGATGAATGCATCCGCCGTCACGCAGCACGCAGCCGGGTGGTCTGCACCTTCGAAGACCACTCCATCAGCGGCGGCTTCAACTCAGCCGTTCTCGAATCCCTGGAAACCGGAGATGTCAAGACGCCCGTGGAAGCCATCGCTTGGCCGGACCAATTTATTGAGCATGGTTCGGAATCCATCCTCAGAAAAAAATATGGACTCACGGCGGAAGCCGCGCTACAAAAAATCATTCCCCACCTGAACTCCTGA
- a CDS encoding tetratricopeptide repeat protein, with product MKTRTFLLAALALALLPVSARQSLPASPSPAWIQEFNNLPETTRKSYIAQFRKAEQLFAQKRIMECLFSLMELEKLYAGNPGLYNLRGACYIEIRNIEKALENFEKAQKLDPSNLTIQFNLAEAHYVNHDYSRALKAFTELLLPFKDNPGMTPLLQFKRYICARKLDNQPLAAELEKLYGPMDDTPYYYCTQAILKLMEGDKEAAQGQLLSAIRIYGGTSAIQAFTDAMTEAGILPSPYGQTVPTEQPVKTGLEKRR from the coding sequence ATGAAAACACGCACCTTCCTGCTGGCAGCCCTTGCGCTTGCCCTTCTTCCCGTCTCCGCGCGGCAATCCCTGCCGGCCTCCCCTTCCCCTGCCTGGATTCAGGAATTCAACAACCTGCCGGAAACAACCAGAAAAAGCTATATAGCCCAATTCCGCAAAGCGGAACAGCTCTTTGCCCAGAAAAGAATCATGGAATGTCTTTTTTCCCTCATGGAGCTGGAAAAACTTTATGCCGGAAATCCGGGCTTATACAACCTCCGCGGCGCATGCTACATTGAAATCCGCAATATCGAAAAAGCCCTGGAAAATTTTGAAAAAGCCCAGAAACTGGATCCCTCCAACCTCACCATCCAGTTCAACCTGGCGGAAGCGCATTACGTCAATCACGACTATTCCAGGGCTCTGAAAGCGTTCACGGAACTCCTTCTCCCCTTCAAGGACAATCCCGGCATGACGCCCCTGCTGCAATTCAAGCGTTATATCTGCGCCCGCAAACTGGATAACCAGCCCCTTGCTGCGGAATTGGAAAAGCTGTACGGCCCGATGGATGATACGCCATACTACTACTGCACCCAGGCCATCCTCAAACTGATGGAAGGGGACAAGGAAGCCGCCCAGGGACAGCTCCTTTCCGCCATCCGCATCTACGGAGGCACCAGCGCCATCCAGGCCTTCACGGACGCCATGACGGAGGCTGGCATCCTTCCCTCCCCCTATGGGCAAACCGTCCCAACCGAACAGCCGGTAAAAACCGGACTGGAAAAACGCCGTTAA
- the recO gene encoding DNA repair protein RecO has protein sequence MNAEATVLKLYPLGENGLIAVWCTEEGLIRTAAKSARKPGSPFAGCLDIFYQCRMQWTQAKKGDLHTLTSADLLSPRLALRKSYLRLSAAGYFARLFLQMLEPDTPIPEFYDLLQRAYTYLENNDPTLRAVLHFEQELARLHGIAHPGIPAHVILKSHFGKLPPQREKLLGSLEQKES, from the coding sequence ATGAATGCGGAAGCGACGGTCCTGAAGCTTTATCCCCTGGGAGAAAACGGCCTGATTGCCGTCTGGTGCACGGAAGAAGGCCTTATCAGGACGGCGGCAAAAAGCGCCAGAAAACCCGGCAGCCCCTTTGCCGGGTGTCTGGACATTTTCTATCAGTGCCGCATGCAGTGGACGCAGGCAAAGAAGGGGGATTTGCACACCCTGACCTCCGCAGACCTGCTTTCACCGCGCCTGGCCCTCCGGAAAAGCTACCTCCGACTCAGTGCGGCAGGCTATTTCGCGCGCCTGTTTCTCCAAATGCTGGAACCGGACACGCCCATCCCGGAATTTTACGACTTGCTGCAGAGGGCCTACACCTACCTGGAAAACAATGATCCCACGCTGCGCGCCGTCCTGCACTTCGAACAGGAACTCGCCCGGCTGCATGGAATAGCCCACCCAGGCATCCCGGCGCACGTCATTCTGAAATCCCACTTCGGCAAGCTTCCCCCGCAGCGGGAAAAACTGCTCGGAAGCCTGGAACAAAAAGAAAGCTGA
- a CDS encoding LptF/LptG family permease: protein MKILDRYIARQLLGVTALGVMALSALLLLGNLFKELRPLLVENKAPISIVLEFIFQVIPFSLMFSIPWGFLTAVLLVYGRLASDNELTSMRMSGMSLWRLSAPAIAIGIALSGLCYWINIDIAPRAKQSISELLIKAASINPKGLLNEGQAITKFDNLEIYIDKRVDDVIHGMHIYQKADDKSPSVAMHSERVTMDFSPEKKILTLHLINPLITTQEEGSISQSVTMDEMPLSINLDKSRSRRIKANRFTNREIREALDTPGYLDKKQTTEFATELPRRASFSLACIVFALIGVPLAINTRRKDTSTGFALGILIASLYFLALIFADLSRKNDTMLPYILLWLPNIITVAVALHLHKRAKHKG, encoded by the coding sequence ATGAAGATCCTTGACAGATACATTGCCCGCCAGCTGCTGGGTGTCACGGCCCTGGGGGTAATGGCCCTGAGCGCCCTGCTCCTTCTGGGCAACCTGTTCAAGGAACTGCGTCCCCTCCTGGTGGAAAACAAGGCTCCCATCAGCATCGTTCTGGAATTCATCTTCCAGGTCATCCCCTTTTCGCTGATGTTCTCCATTCCGTGGGGGTTCCTGACGGCCGTTCTTCTGGTGTACGGCCGTCTGGCCTCGGACAACGAACTCACCTCCATGCGCATGTCCGGCATGAGCCTGTGGCGTCTGAGCGCCCCCGCCATCGCCATCGGCATCGCCCTTTCCGGCCTTTGCTACTGGATTAACATAGACATCGCACCGCGCGCCAAGCAATCCATTTCCGAGTTGCTCATCAAAGCCGCATCCATCAACCCGAAGGGGCTTCTCAATGAAGGCCAGGCCATTACCAAATTCGACAACCTGGAAATCTACATCGACAAACGCGTGGACGACGTCATCCACGGCATGCATATCTACCAGAAAGCGGACGACAAATCCCCGTCTGTGGCCATGCACTCGGAACGCGTGACCATGGATTTCTCCCCCGAGAAAAAAATCCTCACCCTGCATCTCATCAATCCCCTCATCACCACGCAGGAAGAAGGTTCCATCTCCCAAAGCGTGACCATGGACGAGATGCCTCTGAGCATCAACTTGGACAAATCCCGCTCCCGGCGCATCAAGGCCAACCGCTTCACCAACCGGGAAATCCGGGAAGCTCTGGACACGCCCGGCTATCTGGATAAAAAGCAGACCACGGAATTCGCCACGGAACTGCCCAGGCGCGCCTCCTTCTCCCTGGCCTGCATCGTCTTTGCCCTCATCGGCGTGCCACTGGCCATCAACACCCGCAGAAAAGACACCTCCACAGGATTTGCCCTGGGCATCCTGATCGCCTCACTCTACTTTCTGGCCCTGATCTTTGCAGACTTGTCCCGGAAAAACGACACGATGCTCCCCTATATTCTGCTGTGGCTTCCCAACATCATCACGGTTGCCGTGGCGTTGCACCTTCACAAACGGGCCAAGCACAAAGGATAA
- the der gene encoding ribosome biogenesis GTPase Der has protein sequence MQHVPTIAIVGRPNVGKSAIFNRMAGRRIAIVHDEPGVTRDRLSAPCKITDRACKIMDTGGIGARLSDGFAEQVEAEADIAIKTADLILFVLDCRDHLTPIDQSIADHLRKSDIPVILLLNKADHEKQDLNLGEFAGLGFDDHIFLSAAHGRGFSELASRLDGFLKQKGAPLKEELEEEPENGEETALPIKVAVVGRPNAGKSSLVNAILRDRRTIVSNVAGTTRDAIDVPYLHDGQPYVLIDTAGMRPRSRRDTSVEVFSAMRSEKAIRRADICLLVIDIAAGITQQDRRIAGIIAEEGKPCIIIVNKFDLFHPNASRKDRMAEVEEQVRRELFFISYAPFIATSAKKAEGVEIIFKVITRIRRESHNLPTTGQLNRLIQLAQQMNPPGAASGSARRLKIYYATTAVDPKYNTIPVPRYVLFVNDKSLLTDSYSQYLRNKIREAYPAPGIPVIFSARSRVRND, from the coding sequence ATGCAGCACGTCCCCACCATCGCCATCGTAGGCAGGCCCAATGTCGGGAAATCCGCCATTTTCAACAGAATGGCAGGCAGGCGCATCGCCATCGTGCATGATGAACCCGGCGTCACCCGCGACCGCCTTTCCGCCCCCTGCAAGATTACGGACCGCGCCTGTAAAATCATGGATACGGGCGGTATCGGCGCGCGCCTGAGCGACGGCTTTGCAGAACAGGTAGAGGCAGAGGCGGACATTGCCATAAAAACGGCGGACCTCATCCTCTTCGTGCTGGACTGCCGGGATCACCTTACACCTATCGACCAGAGCATCGCGGACCACCTCCGCAAATCGGACATTCCCGTCATCCTCCTTCTTAACAAAGCCGACCACGAAAAACAGGACCTTAATCTGGGCGAATTTGCCGGACTGGGTTTTGACGACCATATCTTTCTTTCCGCCGCCCACGGCAGAGGCTTTTCCGAATTAGCCTCCCGGCTGGACGGTTTTCTCAAGCAAAAAGGGGCTCCGCTTAAAGAAGAACTGGAGGAAGAACCGGAAAACGGAGAGGAAACGGCCCTTCCCATCAAGGTAGCCGTAGTGGGACGCCCCAACGCAGGCAAATCCTCCCTGGTCAACGCCATCCTCCGGGACAGGCGCACCATTGTCTCCAATGTGGCGGGCACTACCCGCGATGCCATTGACGTCCCCTACCTGCACGACGGCCAGCCCTACGTGCTGATTGACACCGCCGGCATGCGCCCACGCTCCCGTCGGGACACCTCCGTAGAAGTTTTCTCCGCCATGCGCAGTGAAAAAGCCATCCGCCGGGCGGATATCTGCCTGCTGGTCATTGACATTGCGGCGGGCATCACGCAGCAGGACCGCCGCATTGCCGGCATCATTGCGGAGGAAGGAAAACCCTGTATCATCATCGTCAACAAATTCGACCTCTTCCATCCGAATGCCTCCCGCAAGGACCGCATGGCGGAAGTGGAGGAACAGGTGCGCAGGGAACTCTTCTTCATCAGCTACGCGCCTTTCATCGCCACCTCCGCCAAAAAAGCGGAAGGCGTGGAAATCATCTTCAAAGTCATCACGCGCATCCGCCGGGAATCCCATAACCTGCCCACTACCGGCCAGCTCAACCGCCTGATCCAGCTTGCCCAGCAGATGAATCCCCCCGGCGCCGCCAGCGGCTCTGCCAGAAGGTTGAAAATATATTACGCCACCACAGCGGTGGACCCCAAGTACAATACTATTCCCGTCCCGCGCTACGTTCTTTTCGTCAATGACAAAAGCCTGCTCACGGACAGCTATTCCCAGTACCTGCGCAACAAAATAAGGGAAGCCTACCCCGCTCCCGGCATTCCGGTCATCTTCTCCGCCCGTTCACGCGTGCGCAACGACTGA
- a CDS encoding ABC transporter ATP-binding protein: MLSVRNLSASFHTRAGIVRAVRNVSFDVAPGETLGIVGESGSGKSVTCYSMMGLIPMPPGRIESGSAMLNGTDLLRCPEKKLRAIRGKRISMIFQDPMTSLNPYLTIGEQVAEPLVIHEGAGKKEARARALEQLALAGIPDAEQRMDAYPHQFSGGMRQRVMIAMALITRPEILIADEPTTALDVTVQKQVLDLIRKLQQDMGTSVILITHDLGVVRQYADRINVMYAGRIVESAPAKELLEHPRHAYTRALMKSIPGLHAKGAPLYTIPGLPPNMTQEPCGCSFRPRNTLGNPALCLTDREPELVEISPGHSVQNCPGCLA, encoded by the coding sequence ATGCTCTCCGTCAGGAACCTCAGCGCCTCCTTCCACACCAGGGCCGGCATTGTCCGGGCGGTAAGGAACGTGTCCTTTGATGTAGCCCCGGGGGAAACGCTTGGCATCGTGGGTGAATCCGGATCAGGAAAATCCGTCACCTGCTACTCCATGATGGGGCTCATTCCGATGCCTCCGGGCCGCATTGAAAGCGGTTCCGCCATGCTGAACGGCACGGATCTGCTCCGTTGCCCGGAAAAGAAACTCCGGGCCATCCGCGGCAAACGCATCTCCATGATCTTCCAGGACCCCATGACCTCCCTCAACCCGTACCTGACCATCGGGGAGCAGGTGGCGGAACCCCTTGTCATTCACGAAGGGGCCGGCAAAAAGGAAGCGCGGGCACGCGCGCTGGAACAGCTTGCCCTGGCAGGCATACCGGATGCGGAACAGCGCATGGACGCATATCCCCACCAATTCTCCGGCGGCATGCGCCAGCGCGTGATGATTGCCATGGCCCTCATCACCAGGCCGGAAATACTCATCGCGGATGAACCCACCACCGCCCTTGACGTCACTGTCCAGAAGCAGGTGCTGGATCTCATCAGAAAACTTCAGCAGGACATGGGCACCTCCGTCATCCTCATCACACATGACCTCGGCGTGGTGCGCCAATACGCGGACCGCATCAATGTCATGTATGCAGGCCGCATCGTGGAAAGCGCCCCGGCGAAGGAACTTCTGGAACATCCCCGGCATGCCTACACCAGAGCCCTGATGAAATCCATTCCCGGGCTGCATGCGAAAGGCGCCCCCCTCTATACCATTCCCGGACTGCCTCCCAACATGACTCAGGAGCCATGCGGATGCAGCTTCCGCCCCAGGAACACCCTCGGAAACCCGGCACTCTGCCTCACGGACCGGGAACCGGAGCTGGTGGAAATATCTCCGGGGCACTCAGTCCAGAATTGTCCGGGCTGCCTAGCTTAG
- a CDS encoding helix-turn-helix transcriptional regulator gives MVDTIDATRERLLPILMKAEEDRLLTKKEVYAQLGIGETSVWNFTKRGKLTPVKVNNSVRYRQSEVSDILNSKND, from the coding sequence GTGGTTGACACCATCGACGCTACTCGCGAGCGTCTTCTCCCCATCCTCATGAAAGCCGAGGAAGACCGTCTGCTCACCAAGAAAGAGGTGTACGCCCAACTCGGCATAGGAGAAACCTCCGTCTGGAATTTCACCAAACGCGGTAAACTCACCCCTGTCAAAGTGAACAACAGTGTCCGTTATCGCCAGAGTGAGGTATCCGATATTCTCAACTCTAAAAATGACTGA